The genomic interval CTCCACAACCGCTTCGATGATCCAATCTACGCCGGACACCCTCTGAAGATCATCGTCAAAGTTCCCTGTGGTAATCAGGCCGGCGAGCTTCGGTGAGAAGAAAGCAGAGGGTTTGATCTTCGTCGCCGCTTCAAGCCCCGCGTTTACTATTCGATTCCTAACCTGCTTGCTCGCGAGCGTGAGTCCGCGCGCTTCTTCTTGCTTCGTGAGTTCCTTCGGCGCGATGTCCAGCAGATGGACGTCGAGGCCGGCGTTTGCGTAGTGCGCCGCGATCTGCGCTCCCATTGTCCCTGAACCCAGCACCGCGACTTTGTTGATCTTGTAACTCACGATCCGTCTCCTTCTTGTAAGGGCACCCACGGAGGGACGCCCGTTCAAAAACCTACACCACCGCCAGACTCGGAGTCTCTTGCTCGTACAACCGGTCGATCACGTTTGCGTACTTCTTCTCGATCACGCTGCGGCGAGGCTTGAGCGTCGGCGTCAGCTCGCCCGATTCGGTGGTGAACTCGTGTCCGAGCAGCGCCACCTTCTTCACTTTCTCAAACCTGGCAAGCTCCGCCGTGTACTTGTCAACCTGCCGCTCAATCAGATCGACTATTCGCGGATTCGCTAGAAGTTCGCCCTGGTCCTTGAAGCTGATACCCTTGAGCTGGGCATAACCGCGCAGCAGCTCCATATTTGGCACGATCAGCGCCGAGGCGAATTTTCGGGCGTTGCCGACGACCACCACCTGCGAAACGAAACGACTCGACTTAATCAAGCTCTCGAGCCTCTGTGGCGCGATATATTTTCCGCCGCTGGTCTTGATCAAGTCCTTCTTGCGATCAGTGATGACCAGGAACCCGTCGGCGTCGACGTGTCCGATGTCGCCGGTCCGAAACCAGCCGTCTGAAGTAAAGGCCTCTTCGTTCTCAGCGGGGCGGTTGTGGTAGCCCTTCATAACGTTGTCGCCCTTGACCAATATCTCCCCGTCTTCGGCGATGCGTACGCTGACTCCGTCGATGATTGGGCCGACCGTGCCAATTCGATTGCGCGTCTCAGTATTGCAAGAAACCGAAGGCGAGGTCTCGGTCAAGCCGTAACCTTGCAGGATCGGCAGACCGGCCGCAAGAAACAGGTAAGCAATCTCCGGCGCCAGCGGCGCTCCTCCTGAAATGAATATTCGAACGTTGCCGCCAACAGCTTCGCGCCACTTCTTGAACACAAGGACGTCGGCGATCCTATGGGCCAGCGCCAGCAGCGGTCCGATGCGCTCGCCTCGGTCTTTGTGTTCAGCCCACTGCCTGCCAACGGCCAGCGCCCAAAGGAAAATCTGCCGCTTAGGAAATCCAGCCGACAGACCGCGCTCGATTATCCTCGCATATATCTTCTCGAACATTCGCGGCACGCTGGTCATCGCGGTCGGGTGGACCTCGAGCAGGTTCTTCGCAACAGTCTCGATGCTTTCTGCGTAGGCGATCGTCGCACCGGTGTGCGCGTACAGATACCAGACCGCGCGCTCGAATATGTGCGTGAACGGCAGATAAGTCAGCGCGAGCTCACGCCGATTCTCGAGGTGAAGCCATCGTGCAGTGTTCAAGACGTTCGCCGTAAGGTTCTTGTGCGTCAGCATCACGCCTTTGGGATCGCCGGTCGAGCCTGATGTGTACAGAATCGTCGCGAGGTCTTCTGATGTCGCGGCCCGCCACAGGCTTTCGTAGAGACCCGGCTGCTCACCATAGAGAGCGCGGCCCTTGTCGACCAGATCTTCAACGCCGACGATAGGGCTCGATATCTCCTGGAGCGAGATGACAAATTCGAGCTCGGGTAATCGAGACTTGATGGCGAGCGCGTCTTTCGCGAAAGCTGGCGACACGAAAATGGCTCTGGCAGCCGAATCTGCGAGTATGTACTCGACCTGTGCCCGGGTCTGCGTTGCATAGATCGGCACATCAACCGCGCCGATCGCCAGCGCCGCAAGGTCGGCGAGATTCCACTCGGGCCGGTTCTCAGACCAAATCGCAATTCGATCTCCGCCGCCAATGCCGAGCGCCTTCAGCCCGAGAGCTAGTTCTCTAACCCGCCGCGCGACTTCGCAAAACGTGAGCGAGCGCCATTCACCGCCAACCTTGAAGCGAAGGAACTCCAACTCGCGATAGCGCTCGACCGCTGAGTTGAACAGCTCGTTTAATGTATTGGGCTCTGTGCCCATCGTCTCTCCAGTTGGCTAGCTGATCTCGCGCGAGCGCTTGCCTGACTTCGGGCGCGCGATGCCGTTCAGGAAGACATCAAGCACCGGCTCGGCAGTCGAGGCGAGGCTGTAGCGCTTGCGGCTCAATACCCAGTTAGTAGCCATCTCATCCAATGCGCCGAACAGCACCTTAGCGACGACCTTTGTGTTCAGCCCCGAACGAAACACGCCGTGTCGCTGGCCTTCTTCGATGGCCTCGCGTATCAGCTCGAGATATTCCGTGACCTTGGTGGCCGAGAATTGTTCCATGAACTTCGTGGAAGAGCGCAGCTCGACTTGAAACACGACGGCAAGATTTCGATCGCGGCCGAGCCCTTCGAGATGCGCATGAACTATTCGCCTAAGTTTCTCGATTGGATCGTCGGTCTGGGCAAGGCTCTTCCTGCCGGCAGCTAAAGCCTCTTCCATGTAGTCGTTGAAGATTGAAACCAGAATGTCGTCCTTGTTCCGAAAATAAAGATAGACGGTCCCGTCGGCGACTCCGGCTTCGCGCGCAACATCGGCGACTTTAGAGTTGAAGAAGCCGCTTCCGGCGAACACCTTTATCGCCGCGCGAAGTATCGCCTCATACTTGCCGTTAGCCTTTCGTTCCGGCTGTGAAACCCTGGCAGACGCCATTCGAGTATCCAATCGTGACTGAATGATGGTTCATTCATCTTTTACTCTAAAACGCCGGCCTAATGCAAGCAGGAATTACGCGCCCTCAAATTCCCCCTCCATTTGAATCAGGAAAAGAGATGTACAAGTCGGATCCGCAAAGTTACATTAGTCTCTGAGGTCGACTGAGCCAATCCTCTTGGTCAGCCGGTTCCAAGTTTTGCTATCATCAACGCCGAATGGAAGACTTGGAGAAAGAAGTAAAGAAACAACTCAAGAAGCACCTTAGGGGCGTCGGCGGGTCGACTATTGAGAATCTCGTTAAGAGGCTGGGAAGTCTGCCCTATGAACGGGTGCTGCTCACTACTGACATCGGCGTGGCCCTGGCGGCGACGAATCTGCGAGCGGGAGTCGAGATGCTCAAGGCTGCCCCCGAAGTGTCGCGCCTGATCGATGTCGGAGATACTCGAGTGTGGGGCGAAGTTGGCAAGCGCCTCTCTGCCACCAGCCCCGAAAGCGCAATAGCTTTCTTTCAAACAAGCGCCGCGGTTCTCGAGTCGATTCCTGACGATATGCGGTCGCCGATACTGAGGCTCGTCAACAAGCAAGCCGCGCTCTCCGCCAGCACCGCTATCGAAAGCTTCAACTCGGCGCCCGGTGTTATCAGCAACATCAGGGATCACGAGAACGTTGCGCAGATCCTGACTATCTGCCTGGAACTTGCGCGTCATTCGGTGAAACATAGCAACGACCTATTCCTTGCCGCGCCTCAAGTGATTTCTCAGATTGAAACTCTCAGCGATCCGCAAAGCGGTCAACTGATCAAGCGGGCGTTGACGCTGACTTCATCCTTTGCTTTCAGGTCGGGCGGAACTGCGGCCGAGTTCTTCAGCGCGCTTCCCTCGGTCATGCTCGGTGCTGAGCAAACATCAGTTGAAAGACTTTTTGATATAACGGAATCGTATCTGGATCGATCGGGGGGCGTCGCATTGCAATACTTCAAAGCTGCGAGCCGCGTTCTCACCATCGCCGGCAAAGACTCCTTTGAACGTTGGACCGGACTTGCCAAGCGTGTGGCCTTGCAAGGAAACGCCGCAAGCTATCACTTTATGAAACAGAGCCCGCATATAGTAGCGGAGCTTGCTGCGCGCGTTGGCGCGCAGCGCCGAGCGCAGGTTATCTCCGCCGTGCTCGAGATTGTCGAAGAGATCGCCGATCGGAGTACTCTTGCAGCGGTCGAATGCTTTAAGGCGAGCCCTCTTGCGCTCGGCGCCGCCTCACTCGGACAGTTTCGCGACTGGGCCCGGCGCGGCTTAGATAAACTTGGGGACAACTCGCGCCGCGTTCAGGCTTATTACTCTCTCGAATCGAAGGCGAGCCAGGAAGCGCTGTTCAAGATCGAAGGTGGGCTAACGCTTGATTCGGTCGCTCACACCTTGAGACTTTACGTTGAGGGCTTGACGGGTCGTTCGTTGCACATTGCATCGTTGGCATCGATACCCGACGAAGCGAAGATCGGCGACGGGAGTACGATCTATTTGCCATCGGTGGTCGCGGAATTCGAAGACGAGAAGGAAAACTTTCGCCTATTCAAGGTTCTAGCCGCGCACGCAGCAGGACAGATCGAATTCAGAACTTACTTCAAGGATGCTCCCGAGATACTTGCAGCTTTGGCTGAGACGCGAATTGCCTTTAGCCAACGGATGAATAGTCAGCAGGCCGACCCTGAAAGTAACATGGCAGATCGCGCTACCCTGGGTGGAGCTCAGGCTCCTGCCCCCGGCATCGACTTCCTCGCCGTTCTTGCAGAGTATCCGAACAATGAGCTTGCGTTGCGGTTGTTTACGACGATCGAGAACGGTCGGATCGACTATCTGCTTCGCACGGTCTATCGGGGTATTAGGAGGGATCTCGATTTTGTTCGGATACGCCTGAACGAACGGAGACCCAACATCGAAGACATTCCGCCCGAACTTCTGCCCTTCGAGTTGCTCTTTCAACTTGCCGTCTGTGGAGGCGCGACTCCCGAGGCTCGGCGCTCTTACCCAACGGTCGTGCGCGAGATCGAACAGATCCTTGCCAGCTACGTCATGCGCGAGGACGCCACCGTTGCCGATTCCTTGATGGCGACGCGGCACGTCTACGAACTCTTCGTCGAGCAGCCAAGCCAGTCTGATACTCAAAGCGAAGAATCCGCCGAGGGCGGTGAGAGTAAGAGCAATGATGCGTCGAATGCGGATGCTGCTACCGAGCACAGCGGAGAACGTCAGCACATCAACGTTCAAGATGATCCCTTAAGTTTGTGGAACACCGGGCAGCAGCAAGACATTAGCCCGGATCAGAGTTTATTCAATCGCCTGCAGGGCGCTGAGAGCCCGGAGCAGGATCTGGAGAAAGACGATCGCGTATTTTATTACGACGAATGGGACCGAGAACTTGCCGACTACCGAACTCGCTGGTGCCGCGTAATCGAGCGGGCTGGCTCTCGCGGCTCTCGCGGCTTTGTCGAGCTTGTTCGAAGCCGTTATGCCGGCGTGATCTCGTCGATCCGATATCAGTTTCAATTGATGCGGCCCGAGAACCTGAGACGAATTCGCGGAGAGATTGACGGAGAAGATTACGACTTGCAAAAGGTAATCGACTACGCGCTCGACAAGCGCAGCACCGGCTTGATCGATGATCGTCTGTACACGCGCAAACTCAGGCGTGATCGCGACGTCGCTGTATCGTTCCTGCTGGATATGTCCAGCTCAACTGCGCGAACGATTAGCCGCTATCCCAATCATCCCTACACCCAGCCGGGCCAGCGGATCATCGACATCGAGAAGGAAGGGCTGGTATTGATGAGCGAGGCGCTGGAAGCGGTGGGCGACGTTTACTCGATGCAGGGCTTTACCAGCGAGGGCCGCCGCAACGTGAAGTTTTACGTTATCAAAGATTTCTCCGAGAGTTACTCGGCGGAGGTCGAGCGGCGCATCGGTGGGATCTCCTACCAAAACAATACGCGGCTCGGCGCGGCGATCCGGCACGCAACTACCCGGCTCGCGCGTCAGGATGCGCGCACCAAGCTGATGATCGTACTATCGGACGGCAGGCCTTACGATCACGACTACGGTGACAGCCGATATGCTCGCGAGGACACGAGAATGGCGCTGCGGCAATCTCGCATCGAGGGGATAACCCCGTTTTGCATCACGATCGATCGCGAGTCTGAGGATCAACTGCGCGATATGTACGGCGAGGTAGGATATACGATAATAGACGATGTTTTGAGTTTGCCCGAAAGACTGCCCGGGATTTATAGCAGGCTCACAACCTAAACTAACAAGTGAGAGGTAAAGCCTCAGCTCCGGGAGGCGCGGTCTTCCTACTCGATCGCTGCTAGTGGTTTATTCATATCTCAGAGCTTCGATGGGATCCAACCGAGAGGCTTTTCTTGCCGGCCACACTCCGAAGATCAACCCAATGGCGACTGAGACCGCTAAGCCGGTTACTACCGCCCACAACGGAATCGAGGCTGGGAGTGACGGGAAGATAAGAACTATTATCTGACTGACTGCAACTGCCAACAGCACTCCCAACACACCGCCGAGGAATGTCAATGTCATCGCCTCGAACAAGAACTGGGTGGTGATGTCGCGTCGGCGAGCCCCGATGGCTTTACGAATACCGATTTCAGCGGTGCGCTCGGTCACGCTGACCAGCATGATATTCATCACGCCGATTCCGCCGACTAAAAGACCCACGCTCGAAAGCGCGATCGCCACCAACCCGACCATTGCCGTAATGCTATCAAACTGCTCGATGAACCGATCCGCGGTCTGGAGGTCAAAGTTGTCCTTTTCGTCATATTTGACCCCGCGCTGCCGGCGGAGGATATCCTGAACCTGATCAAGTGCCTGTCGAAGGTGGCCTGAGTGAGCTCGGATAACCAGCAGCATCCATTCGCTTCGAGGGGCAACCTTTCGCAGAGTGCGGAAAGGGATCATCACGGAATTGTCGCTTTCGTTGTCGCCGATCACGCCCTTTCGTTTCTCGAGCACTCCGATGATATCGTATGGCTTGCCTCCCATCATCACTTGCTTGCCGACCACCTGAGCGCCGCCCAGGAACAAGGCGTCCGCCGCACCGCTGCCGATCACCATCACTTCGCGCCGATGCTGATCATCGAGATCGCTGATAAAACGGCCTTCTTGCATCGACTGGTTTGTGATCGCCGCATAGCTGGCCGACACTCCCTGCAGGTTGCCCTGTTTGTATGTCTGCCCGCCGTTGGTAAGGGTCTTATCGAAATTCCACTCGATGAACCCCTGGTTTGCGACGTCCTGAACCGCACTGGCGAACTGCCGAATGGCTTCACCGTCCTCGGGACGTAACGGCTTTCGAGTTCGTTCCGAGCGATCATGCTGGAACGATATGCCGGTCGAGAGGTGAAAGGCGTAGATGTTGTTGGTACCGTATTCTTCTACAAACTGAATGATGTTCGTTCGAAGCCCTGTCAGGATCGAGGCGATGGAGATAACAGTGGTTACTCCAATGACTATGCCGAGCACCGTGAGGAAGCTGCGAAACTTATGCGAGCGGACATTGTCCAATGCCATCAAGAGTGTTTCGCTTGGAACAAACGCCTTTAGCTTCACGTGCTTCGCCTCTTAGTTCTTGGTCAATGCAATAATCGGATCGAGCCGAGCCGCCTTCACCGCCGGATAAATCCCAAATAGCATTCCGATAATGCTCGACACAGCGATTGAAAGGACAACATACGTTAGGGTGATAGTCATTGGCACAGGGGTCGCTGCGCTGATTAACGCCGACACCCCAGCGGCGAGTAATAAGCCCAGAACACCGCCCAACGAGCACAAGACCGATGACTCGATCAGGAACTGCACCAGAATGTGTTTGCGCTTCGCGCCGACCGCCTTGCGCAGCCCGATCTCAAAGGTTCGTTCTGTCACGCTGACGAGCATTATGTTCATCACCACTATGCCACCCACCAACAGCGAGATGAGCGTTATAGGTATGACTGCCACCGCAATAGCTCCAGTGAATTGATCGACCTGGTTGTTTATCTGCTCAACATTCACCAGTCCGAAGTCATCGTCTGCATCGCCCTTTAGCTTATGCCGGTTGCGCATCGCGATACGCGCTTCTTCTAGCGTCGAATCAAAGGTCTCGCGGTTATGCGACTTTCCGTGGAGCTCCAAGCTCTGGCGCCGGCCAAACATTCGCCCGAAGGTTGTCAGCGGAATATAGACATGGTTGTCCAGTGACTGGCCGAACATCGAGCCTCGCTTCTCTTCGACACCGACTATCGTCATGGGCAGCTCTTTGATTTTGATCGTCCTGCCAACCGGATCGAGACCGGTGAAGAACTTATCTTTCAGATCAGTTCCAATCACGCAAACCATCGCGGCATGCTCGACTTCGTGCGGTAGCAGAAAGCGCCCCTCGGAAATGGTCTTGTCTCCTATCTCGGCAAAGTTGGCGGTCACGCCCGAGATCTGTGTCCCGAACAATTCCTGGCCCTCGTGCTTTAGATCGGTGCGCGAATCTGCCGAGGCACCGACTTCCTTGCAGGAGACGCATTTGTTGAGAAGCCAATCCAGGTCATCCCAATCAAGGCGCTTGTTCCGCTTCATCATCTTCTCCCACTCTTCCTCAGTCATGTTTCCAACGTGGGCTATTCGAGCGATCACGAAGTGGTTTACCCCCAGCAGCTTTGAAACCTTCTCGACGACGTAGGCATTCAGCCCGTCAATCGAGGCGCCGACAACCACCACCGATGCGACACCGATGATAATTCCAATCAGCGTGAGAAACGCGCGGAGCTTGTGCGAGAAGATTGATTGCAGGGCAATCTTGGCGGCATCCAGATAGAACGAGTAGACGGTCCCCATAGGATTGAGCTGAGTCTGACTTAGCGAATCACCTCGTTGTACACACTACAGGCTAGTACAAAGTTTGGCAATAACAAGCACGACAAGCCGCCACGCGAAGCAAGCGAGTTCCGAACGCACAACACAAACGCGGCAACGGAGACCTGCATTAACAGATTGATCCTCTTGATCCTCACCGCTTCAACCATAACCTTAAGAGGTATCTCTAAACTGAAGGCAACGAGAGATCTGGACGGGATATCGACATATCCTGGACGAAGGGCCGGACGGTTTGCTTTTGTTTACTGGTTTAATCCTCTGTCCCGGTGATCACAATATCTTGTGGTTGTTGCTCTGAAGTTGGACCATATAACAAGATTTTGGGGTGCGTTTCCGAAGTCGCACTAGTTGCACAAAACCTGTGCAAAATCAAAATAATGGGTGCGTCTTCAAACTTGACATCCGCTACCGGTTTTATACAATTGCGACCCTGCGTTTTTTTCGGGACGATACCGATTGAAACCCGTTCGACACACGCGCGCAAGCCTGGGTCCTGCGCGGCTGGAAGAAGCCTACGAAGACGGAGGTTCCTATATGTTCTCAGATGAAGGTGAAGCCACCAGATCCGCCCGAATAACGTTTGCCGATTTGGAAGGGACTAGGGGCGCCAGGATAAAAGTGATCGGCGTCGGCGGCGCGGGAGGCAATGCTGTCAATCGCCTGATTGAAGACGGCATGGAGGGGGTCGAGTTCCTGGTTGCAAACACCGATCTCCAGGCACTCAAAGACTCAAAGGCTTCAGTAAAGATCCAGATCGGCGAGGAAATTGCGCGAGGGCTTGGCGCGGGGGGAGATCCCGAAGTAGGCAAACGAGCGGCTCTTGAGGATACCGACAAGCTGGTCGATGCGCTTGATGGCGCAGACATGATTTTCGTGACGGCGGGTCTGGGCGGCGGAACCGGCACTGGAGCTGCCCCCATCATAGGAAGTCTTGCCACCGAACTGGGCGCATTGACAATCGCGGTCGTGACCAAGCCTTTCGCTTTCGAGGGACGGCGCCGGGAAATTCAGGCTGAAAAGGGGCTCGAGGAACTGCGAGGCTGCGTTGATAGCGTTATCACCATCCCAAACGAGCGGCTGCTCAAATCGATCACCAAGGCTATTCCGTTTGTCGATGCCTTCGGTCTTGCGGACGGTGTCTTGCGCCAGGCAGTGCGAGGCATCTCAGACATCGTAACGCTTCCCGGTCTGATCAACGTCGACTTCGCCGATGTTAAAGCCATCATGGAAGGCAAAGGCGTTGCCCTGATGGGAACAGGTACAGCATCAGGCGAGAACCGGGCGATCGAGGCTGTGCAGCGAGCCATCTCGAGCCCGCTGCTTGAAGAAGCATCGATCCAGGGCGCTAAGGCGTTGCTTGTGAACGTAACCGGCAGCTCCGATGTGACTCTGTTTGAGATCAGCGAAGCGATGGATTTGATTCACGACTCGGCCGATCCCGAGGCTAACATCATCTTTGGCGCGGTGATCGATGAGCGGCTGACCGGCGCAATAAAGGTAACGGTGATCGCGACACATTTTGCCTCTGCTGCCGCTTCATCAGAATTGGTTCACAACGGGGCAGCTCTGCGCGCTGGCGCTAACAACACCGGAAAGCTCCCCGCTGCTGAGGCTCAACCTGATACAGATACGCCCGCCTTCATGCGCAAGACGGTGAATTAGTGTCGCGCGTTTGGTGAGCCGTGCGGGAGTCGAACGCTCATCAATACCCGCGGCTTCCCTTCCCGATTTTGACTGTGACTCCAATGGGGGCCAATCGCGAGCGCCCCTGGCTTTCCCTCCCACACACTCTCAGTGCTCGCATGCCGGTTACAGAAGCGGTATGCATTAGCCCCACCCTCGAGCCCATCTTACTCATCGTCACGGACCAACCTGGTCAAAGTCTCTGTCGGCCATTTCGGCGCAGCCGTTTTCTGACGGTAGCATCCGTATAGTATGATTTGCCCGGGAACATGATTAACCTGCGATCGACGAGTGAGGCTATGACAACCAGAACTATTCTCAGCGTGGGACTGATAATTATTTTTCTTGCTGTGTCTACGACTGCGCCTGCCGCAGGCGAACCTACAAACCCTGCGCTCGTTTCAGACGAGCCTTCGTACCTGAAGCAAATCGAACGGTGGCGCTCCGAGCGTCTTGAGGAGATCAACGGCAATAATGGCTGGACCTCTCTTGTCGGACTGTTCTGGCTTAATGAGGGGCAAAATAAGCTCGGTAGTGATCCATCGAATGACATAGTCCTTCCGAGAGAGCGCGCTCCAAAGTTCGCGGGCTCATTGTTGCTCGACAAGGGCGTGGTGAGGCTGGAGGCAACGCCCGATGCCGGCATCACGAATGGTGACAAGACCGTGAGGACCCTCGTGCTTCAGTCTGATGCCGATGGCCTAGCAACAGTCTTGAAGCTTGGCTCGCTCACGCTTTTTGTCATCAAGCGCGGTGAGAAGCTCGGCTTGCGAGTTAAGGACAAACAGAGTCCAGCGCCGTCCAGCTTCGCCGGACTCGACTACTTCCCCATCAACTCGAAGTGGAGACTTGAAGCGAGGCTCGAGCCTTATGATCCTCCCAAGATTGTTCCAATTGCCAATGTGCTCGGGATGGTCGACAACATGACATCACCGGGCGCGCTGGTCTTCCAGGTAAACGGGAAGACTTATCGGCTCGATCCAGTGCTGGAAAAAGGTTCGAAGCAGCTTTTCATTATATTCGCCGACAAAACGGCCGGGAAAGAAACCTATGGCGCGGGGCGGTATCTTTATGCCGATCCGCCCGGTGAGGACGGCAAGGTGGTTGTGGATTTCAACAAGGCTCACAATCCGCCCTGCGCCTTCACGCAGTTCGCGACGTGTCCTCTTCCGCCGCGGCAGAACCGGCTCCCGTTCCGCATCGACGCCGGAGAGAAGAAGTACGCGAGAGCCAGCCACTGAGCAAAGAGGGTCTCGAATATTCGAAAGGGTTTCGGCTTGTTGCACAAGCTGAGCTCTCGCAAGTTGTCCTGGAGGATCTGATGAAACCGTATGATTGCCTATTGGTCGAAGGCGACGCGCCAATTGCGCCAGTCGCTATCGTCACGATGAATCGTCCCGAGCGGCGCAACGCGCTTTCGCTCGCGCTTATGGAAGAGCTTATCGATTGCTTCCGCGCGCTCGGTCAACAGCCGGAGATTCGCGCGATCATACTGGCGGCAAATGGACCAGCGTTCTCAGCGGGACATGATCTGAGCGAGTTGAAAGACCGAGGGATCGGCGACTACCGTCACGTGTTCGACCTGTGCGCAAACTTAATGACTCTCATTCAAAGCATCCCGCAGCCTGTGATCGCCGAAGTCAACGGGATCGCCACTGCCGCTGGTTGCCAGCTAGTGGCGACGTGCGATCTCGCGGTCGCGTCCGAGAAGAGTCAGTTCGCAACACCGGGCGTGCGCATAGGTTTGTTCTGCACGACTCCGATGGTCGCTCTCACACGGGCAATTGGCCGCAAGCGCGCGCTTGAGATGTTGCTAACCGGAACACCAATCGACGCGTCAACCGCTATGGAGTGGGGACTGCTCAATCAGGTATTGCCAGCCGCTCAACTGCGGGAGGGAACATACGCGCTGGCGCAGCGGATCGCGGAAGCAAGCGCGTTCACTGTGGCGATTGGGAAACAAGCGTTCTACACGCAGATCGATCTGGATCAGCCAAAGGCTTATGCTTACGCAAAAGAAGTGATGAGCTTGAATGCAATGGCTGAAGACGCCCAGGAAGGAATGGGAGCGTTTCTCGAGAAGCGCACACCGTGCTGGCGCGGGCGTTAGATGTGAGCTACACTGTCGTTCGTCCACACAGCGACCCTCGTGAATGATTCTGGAGGCCCCGGAATCTTTCGGCCTGGAAGATATACGTCTCGATCCTCTTGAGGCGGTCAGGTCCTTCCGGTTGGGTACACCAAAGCAGTTTTCGATACATCTTGGTTTGCAGTCGAGATGGTCTCAAGTGGGTGAACTTGTTCGCTAAACTTCCATCAATTCGCACATCGCATGCTGAGGGTCCTTCGTTACTCCATGGATTCTTTGAAAGGGCCGCCGGGCTCTGGCCGGATCGGTTCGCTGTCGATGTTCCACCTGCACCGGGGCGGCCCGCTCGGCGACTGATTACTTATCGAGAACTGGAACGCCAGTGCGATGCCCTGGTTAGTTTGCTTAACACCTTCATAACGGGGGAGTGCGTCGTGGCTATTCTTCTCCCCCGGCGCACCGAGCATCTGTACAGCAGCCAGTTGGCGGTCCTCAAAGCCGGCGCCGCGTACACATGTATCGATCCCACTTTTCCAGATGAACAGCTTCGCGACATTCTAAAAGATTCGGATGCCGTGGCGGTGCTAACCGACCACGATGGCCTGGCTCGTGCTCGGCGCTCAGGGATCGCCTGCGCGCGCGTGTTCGATGTTGTGGAGTTGATGACCCACGCCGGAAGCGAGGTCGTTTCGCCACCGCCTCGCTCCTGGCTCACGCCGCGAAGCCTGGCCTACATCATTTACACATCAGGCACGACGGGCCGGCCCAAGGGGGTCATGATCGAGCACGGCAGCGTTGCCAACCTCGTCGGCGCGGACCTCTGCGAGTTCGATCTCTCGCCCGACGACCGAATCGGCCAGAGCTCATCTTCCGCGTACGACTCGTCAGTCGAAGAGATTTGGCTTGCGTTCGCGGCGGGAGCAACGGTCGTGGTGATGGACGACGAAACGATCAGACTTGGGCCCGATTTAGTCCCCTGGCTGCGCCGCGAACGCATTAACGTTTT from Acidobacteriota bacterium carries:
- a CDS encoding ABC transporter permease, coding for MGTVYSFYLDAAKIALQSIFSHKLRAFLTLIGIIIGVASVVVVGASIDGLNAYVVEKVSKLLGVNHFVIARIAHVGNMTEEEWEKMMKRNKRLDWDDLDWLLNKCVSCKEVGASADSRTDLKHEGQELFGTQISGVTANFAEIGDKTISEGRFLLPHEVEHAAMVCVIGTDLKDKFFTGLDPVGRTIKIKELPMTIVGVEEKRGSMFGQSLDNHVYIPLTTFGRMFGRRQSLELHGKSHNRETFDSTLEEARIAMRNRHKLKGDADDDFGLVNVEQINNQVDQFTGAIAVAVIPITLISLLVGGIVVMNIMLVSVTERTFEIGLRKAVGAKRKHILVQFLIESSVLCSLGGVLGLLLAAGVSALISAATPVPMTITLTYVVLSIAVSSIIGMLFGIYPAVKAARLDPIIALTKN
- the ftsZ gene encoding cell division protein FtsZ; amino-acid sequence: MKPVRHTRASLGPARLEEAYEDGGSYMFSDEGEATRSARITFADLEGTRGARIKVIGVGGAGGNAVNRLIEDGMEGVEFLVANTDLQALKDSKASVKIQIGEEIARGLGAGGDPEVGKRAALEDTDKLVDALDGADMIFVTAGLGGGTGTGAAPIIGSLATELGALTIAVVTKPFAFEGRRREIQAEKGLEELRGCVDSVITIPNERLLKSITKAIPFVDAFGLADGVLRQAVRGISDIVTLPGLINVDFADVKAIMEGKGVALMGTGTASGENRAIEAVQRAISSPLLEEASIQGAKALLVNVTGSSDVTLFEISEAMDLIHDSADPEANIIFGAVIDERLTGAIKVTVIATHFASAAASSELVHNGAALRAGANNTGKLPAAEAQPDTDTPAFMRKTVN
- a CDS encoding DUF1684 domain-containing protein — translated: MTTRTILSVGLIIIFLAVSTTAPAAGEPTNPALVSDEPSYLKQIERWRSERLEEINGNNGWTSLVGLFWLNEGQNKLGSDPSNDIVLPRERAPKFAGSLLLDKGVVRLEATPDAGITNGDKTVRTLVLQSDADGLATVLKLGSLTLFVIKRGEKLGLRVKDKQSPAPSSFAGLDYFPINSKWRLEARLEPYDPPKIVPIANVLGMVDNMTSPGALVFQVNGKTYRLDPVLEKGSKQLFIIFADKTAGKETYGAGRYLYADPPGEDGKVVVDFNKAHNPPCAFTQFATCPLPPRQNRLPFRIDAGEKKYARASH
- a CDS encoding enoyl-CoA hydratase, which codes for MKPYDCLLVEGDAPIAPVAIVTMNRPERRNALSLALMEELIDCFRALGQQPEIRAIILAANGPAFSAGHDLSELKDRGIGDYRHVFDLCANLMTLIQSIPQPVIAEVNGIATAAGCQLVATCDLAVASEKSQFATPGVRIGLFCTTPMVALTRAIGRKRALEMLLTGTPIDASTAMEWGLLNQVLPAAQLREGTYALAQRIAEASAFTVAIGKQAFYTQIDLDQPKAYAYAKEVMSLNAMAEDAQEGMGAFLEKRTPCWRGR